Proteins encoded together in one Miscanthus floridulus cultivar M001 chromosome 16, ASM1932011v1, whole genome shotgun sequence window:
- the LOC136512129 gene encoding protein PLASTID MOVEMENT IMPAIRED 15-like codes for MEQNSGEIRSGEAMSIFGQSIDVRRPGRSRRTRRATHKKFSPANDSPARPSLERLNQRRAVTERERGRVESELSRTTGMAQELERQIEQANATARSSHRSELQRTHASGSASSRRKKPGLVVDAEAPGAHQPRDQSNTLLVEVMQELNRVKRELWELQREVKAAREAKAEGDGDAETPTPRGMSPGSRTLDGVEREAGEENEEERGRGTAELALAGGFREGVQAKRALADVLRRDRSLGASDPDDRFATASSSDVGLESADTAVVPATEQTGHAESALTIVQHGEHEHDDRSSPQAAESELTSARVELESIKEEGARFTGTVEHTRMETARVTEEIDRLAEQEERASAQVQQLNAKLLRARTRLDAATAADERAEAVLAELSAALRQLGEETEAAEKERALTELENQCVREDVDTVGAEIAAVEQRVRESVKELEAARESEAVATAKLTAAVEAATLARAAVMSQQTSGNVTISRFEYKYLIGRPEVVRIVAEKKVAAAEAWAETLRAGEKEIAMRMEMIEKEMAQARALEADATDSPSGEEPEPRVGLQRAQTRRPALREGVGSETTGTPSSSVVVRKQRPPPFSIKSRKTRTVVSKYLKVVTGKCGG; via the exons ATGGAGCAGAACTCTGGAGAGATCAGATCAGGAGAGGCCATGAGCATCTTTGGCCAGAGCATCGACGTGAGGAGGCCGGGGAGGAGCAGGAGAACGAGAAGAGCCACCCACAAG AAATTCTCACCTGCGAACGACTCACCGGCGAGACCCAGCCTGGAGAGGCTGAACCAGCGCAGGGCCGTCACGGAGCGAGAGCGTGGCCGCGTCGAGTCCGAGCTGTCGAGGACAACTGGCATGGCGCAGGAACTGGAGCGGCAGATCGAGCAGGCCAACGCCACGGCGAGGTCTTCTCACAGGTCGGAGCTCCAAAGAACACATGCCAGCGGCAGCGCTAGCAGCAggaggaagaagccggggctggtgGTGGACGCCGAGGCACCGGGCGCCCATCAGCCTCGGGATCAGAGCAACACGCTGCTCGTCGAGGTGATGCAGGAGCTGAACCGCGTCAAGAGGGAGCTCTGGGAGCTGCAGCGCGAGGTGAAGGCCGCGAGGGAGGCCAAGGCCGAGGGCGACGGAGACGCGGAGACACCGACGCCCAGAGGGATGAGCCCCGGTTCGCGTACGCTCGACGGCGTTGAGCGAGAGGCCGGCGAGGAAAACGAGGAGGAGCGTGGCCGTGGCACAGCGGAGCTCGCCTTGGCCGGCGGATTCCGCGAGGGCGTGCAGGCCAAGAGGGCGCTTGCCGACGTGCTGCGGAGAGACAGGAGCCTCGGAGCGAGCGACCCTGACGACAGGTTCGCCACGGCGAGCAGTTCTGACGTGGGACTCGAGTCCGCGGACACGGCGGTGGTGCCCGCGACGGAGCAGACGGGCCACGCCGAGTCCGCACTGACGATTGTGCAACACGGTGAGCACGAACACGACGACCGCTCGTCACCGCAGGCTGCGGAGTCCGAGCTGACCTCGGCGAGGGTAGAGCTGGAGTCCATCAAGGAAGAGGGAGCCCGGTTCACCGGCACCGTGGAACACACGCGCATGGAGACGGCGCGTGTCACCGAGGAAATCGACCGGCTCGCCGAGCAGGAGGAGAGGGCCAGCgcgcaggtgcagcagctgaacGCCAAGCTTCTCAGGGCCAGGACCCGGCTGGACGCCGCCACGGCCGCTGACGAGAGGGCTGAGGCGGTGCTCGCCGAGCTGTCGGCCGCGCTGCGGCAGCTGGGCGAGGAGACCGAGGCAGCGGAGAAGGAGAGGGCGCTAACGGAGCTGGAGAACCAGTGCGTCAGAGAGGACGTGGACACCGTCGGCGCCGAGATCGCGGCGGTCGAGCAGAGGGTCAGGGAGTCGGTCAAGGAGCTCGAGGCGGCGAGGGAGTCGGAGGCCGTGGCTACAGCGAAGCTCACGGCCGCCGTCGAGGCCGCAACGCTGGCCAGGGCGGCGGTCATGTCGCAGCAGACGTCCGGGAACGTGACGATCTCCAGGTTCGAGTACAAGTACCTGATCGGCCGCCCCGAGGTCGTCCGGATCGTCGCCGAGAAGAAGGTGGCCGCGGCGGAGGCGTGGGCGGAGACGCTGCGCGCCGGCGAGAAGGAGATAGCGATGCGGATGGAGATGATCGAGAAGGAGATGGCACAAGCGAGGGCCTTGGAAGCGGATGCCACGGACAGCCCGAGTGGAGAGGAGCCTGAACCGCGGGTTGGCTTGCAGCGCGCGCAGACGAGGAGGCCGGCGCTGAGGGAGGGCGTGGGGTCGGAGACGACGGGGACACCGTCGTCGTCGGTGGTGGTGCGGAAGCAAAGGCCGCCGCCGTTCAGCATCAAGAGCAGGAAGACGAGGACAGTGGTGTCCAAGTACCTGAAGGTCGTCACCGGGAAATGTGGTGGATGA